The genome window CCGTCGCACCAGTCGAAGACGAAGTTGCCGGTCGAGTACAGGATCAGCCCGTTCCGGTAGAACTCCACGGGGTGCAGGCAGTGGGGGTGGTGCCCGATGACGAGGTCGACGCCCGCGTCGATCAACCGCCGGGCCAAGGGCTGCTGGTACTGGGCGAGCGGCCCCTGCGCGGCGGGCAGGTAGCAGTGCGGAACACCCCAGTGCAGCGCGACGACGACGAAGTCGTTGTGCCGCTTCGCTTCCCGGACCAAGGCTTCGGCTGCCTGCACGTCGGGCTCGTGGGCCTCGGAATGGACGAAGGGCGGCGTGCCCGGCGTCTCGTCCAGGAAGCCGCTGTCGTACTCGAAGGACTGACGCACCCGGATGGCGCCGATGCCCGCGCGGTCCGCGGTCGCGTCGAAACCCCGCGGTAGCGCGCAGCAGAAGCTGAAGAACGCCAGGCTTTCCCCGCCCGTCGAGACGACTCGGGCGCGCGTCGCTTCGGCGCGCGTTTCCCCGAAGCCGGCGTGGCCGACTCCCGCGGCGTCCAGCGCGCGGACGGTGTCGCGCATCCCGTCGGCGCCGTAGTCCAGCGCGTGGTTCATCGCCAGCGACACGAGGTCGAACCCGAGGCCGGCCAGCTCCGTGGCGCCCGACGTCGGTGCGCGCATGGCGACCAGCTTTTCCGCGCGCTGACCTCGTCCGGTGAGGGGAACTTCGAGGTTGCCGATCGTCAGGTCGCCGCCGCGCAGGAGCCCGAACGCCGAGCCGTCGCGACGGCGCGGCCACCCCGAGACGACGACGTCGCCCACAACAGTCAGATCCACGTGAACTCCGTTCCATGATGTGGCACGCTGTGCCGCAGGGTAGACCGACGCTGGCGACGTTGTAAAGCGCCGCTGTGCCGGGATGAGGTACGGCAGGTGCGTCCGGTGGTACGGTCGTGGCCTCATGAGCACAGCGGGCGACGACGGCGAAGCGGGCAAGCCGAACAGCAGCATCCGGTCGATGAACAGCGTGTTGAGCACGCTTCGCGTCTTCGAGGAAGTCGCGGTGCGCCAACCGATCGGCGTCTCGGAACTGGCCCGGGTGACGGGCATTCCCAAGAGCTCGGTCCAGCGCTGCCTGGTGACCCTCGAACAGGCCCGCTGGCTCCGGATCGTGGACCGGGAGCACGCGCGGTGGGGCGTCACCATGAAGGCGCTCGTGCTGGGCCTGCGCAGCGCGGGCGAGCAGGACCTGCGCGAAGTGGCGACGCCGGTCATCAAGGGACTGGCCGCCGAAACCGGCGAAACGGTGCTTCTCGGCCTGCGCGACGGCGACGACTACCTGATCGTCGCGCGCGAGGACAGCTCACAGCTCGTGCGCGTGTTCATGGAGATCGGCACCCGCGTGCCGCTCGGGGCGAGTTCGGGCGGCGTCGCGATCCTCGCCCGTCTTGAGCCCCCGGAGGTCGACGAACTCCTGCGGGCCGAGCCCCGGGAGTTCGAGGGTGCGCCGCTGCTCGGTCCCGACGAGCTGCGGGAGGAGATCGCCCGGACCGCCGAGCGCGGCTACGCCGTGAACATGTCGTCGTGGTACCGCCCGCACGTCGCTTCCCTCGGCGCGGCGATCACCAACGCGGCCGGACGACCCCTCGCGGCGGTCACGCTGAGCATCCCGGAGATGCGGTACGAGCCCGCGCGGGAGAAGCAGCTGGCGAAGAAGGTCGTCGCGGCCGCGGACGAGATCAGCCGCCTGCTCTCGTCCCCGTGACGGCCTGCGCGCGCACGACGCCGGCGATGAGCGCGGCCGTTCCCTCCGGTGCCTCCACCGGGAAGTGATGGCTGCCGAGGTCGACGCGCACCACGTCGACCCGGCCCGCCAGCCGGTCGATGGCCTCCTGGGTGACCAGTTCGCGCACCCCGAACACGGTGATCGGCTGCTGCACGGCGGCGAGTGCCTCGTCCATGTCCCAGGCGACGAGCCCTTCGAACGCCCGGGTCCCCGCCGGCTGCCGCACCGCGGCCATCTTGGCGAAGTGCGCGTCCTTGAGCGCCGGGTCGGTGCCCGGGGGCGAACCGGCCTCGACCATCGCGCGGACCAGCCCGGCGAAGTCGTCCCGCAGCGGTTGCAGCAATCCCCGGGCTTCCTCTTCGCCCATGGCGCCGAAGAGGAAGAGGTAGTGCAAGGCGTCGAGCGCGACGATGTGCCGGACCCGCCCGGGACGCACCCGCCCGGTCTCGACCGCCACCGCCCCGCCGAGTGAATGCCCGACAACGACGCTGTCGGTCACCTCCTCGGCGTCGAGGACCGCGGCGACGTCGCGCGCGAACTCCTCGATCGACCAGGCCTCGCGCGCCGAACGCGATTCGCCGTGCTCGGCGAGGTCGACCGCGAGCACGCGGTAGTCGTCCGGCAGGAACCCGGTCAGCGCGTCGAAGTCGGTCCGGTCGCACGCCCAGCCGTGGACGAGGACAACCGTGGGTCCCTCCTCCGGGCCGCTGATCGAATACCGGATGGACGTCTCGTCCGCTCGGTGGACTTCGCGGCTGTCCGTCGCCATGCCTGCTCCTCGTGCCACTATGCGATACGACGTATCGTTGAGTAGCATGACGGTAAGTGCGCCGTGGAGCCGTGTCAATCGCCGAGTCAAGGAGCAGCGGGATGCCGCCGACCCTCTTCAGCCCGATCGAGATCCGCGGGGTGCGCCTGCCGAACCGGGTGGCCGTGTCCCCGATGTGGCAGTACTCCGGAGTGGACGGCCGGCCGACGTCCACGCACACCGTCCACTACGGACGGCTGGCCGAAGGCGGCGCGGGGCTGGTCATCCAGGAAGGCACGACGGTGGACCGGCGTGGCCGGGGGACGGTGGGCGACCTCGGTCTTTGGGAGGACAGCGTGGTTCCGCACTACGCGCGGCTCGTGGAGGTCGTCAAAGCCGGTGGCGCCGTGCCGGGCATCCAGCTCATCCACGCCGGCCGCAAAGGGCGCCGGAACCCGCCGTGGCTCCCCGGCACGCCACCGCCGTCAACGGACTGGCCGCTGCTCGCGCCCAGCGCCGTCCCTCTGGGACTCGAAGGGGCCGAAACCCCGGTCGAAATGACGCTGCGGGACATCGAAGACACTGTGACGGCCTTCGCGGACGCAGCTCGACGGGCCGACGAAGCCGGGTACGAAGTCCTCGAACTGCAAGCGGCCCATGGCTACCTGATCCACAGCTTCCTCTCGCCACTGGCGAACCGGCGCACCGACCACTACGGCGGGTCGGCGGAGAACCGGTTCCGGTTCCTCGTCGAGATCGTCGACCGCATCCGGACGGTCTGGCCGGACGCCAAGGCGCTGTTCGTCCGCCTTTCGTGCGTCGACGTCGAGTGGACGATCGACCAGACCGTCGAGCTGGTGCGGGAACTGCGCGCCCACGGCGTCGACGTCATCGACTGCAGCTCCGGAGGAATCACCGGGCTGCCGTTCCCCGGCCTGAAAACCGGCTACGGCTACCAGGTGCCCTACGCGCACCAGATCCGCGAGCGGACGGGGAGCACGACGATGGCCGTCGGGCACATAGTCCACGCG of Amycolatopsis solani contains these proteins:
- a CDS encoding CapA family protein, whose protein sequence is MDLTVVGDVVVSGWPRRRDGSAFGLLRGGDLTIGNLEVPLTGRGQRAEKLVAMRAPTSGATELAGLGFDLVSLAMNHALDYGADGMRDTVRALDAAGVGHAGFGETRAEATRARVVSTGGESLAFFSFCCALPRGFDATADRAGIGAIRVRQSFEYDSGFLDETPGTPPFVHSEAHEPDVQAAEALVREAKRHNDFVVVALHWGVPHCYLPAAQGPLAQYQQPLARRLIDAGVDLVIGHHPHCLHPVEFYRNGLILYSTGNFVFDWCDGWNAEAMVPKEDAHPAAPYQPALVRGPWFESAVFRVGLGGTGGPTLRLDPIELDPDSQPVLPRPDVAASILAQVAESSRDLDPAVVVDPDGTVRRTTA
- a CDS encoding IclR family transcriptional regulator translates to MSTAGDDGEAGKPNSSIRSMNSVLSTLRVFEEVAVRQPIGVSELARVTGIPKSSVQRCLVTLEQARWLRIVDREHARWGVTMKALVLGLRSAGEQDLREVATPVIKGLAAETGETVLLGLRDGDDYLIVAREDSSQLVRVFMEIGTRVPLGASSGGVAILARLEPPEVDELLRAEPREFEGAPLLGPDELREEIARTAERGYAVNMSSWYRPHVASLGAAITNAAGRPLAAVTLSIPEMRYEPAREKQLAKKVVAAADEISRLLSSP
- a CDS encoding alpha/beta fold hydrolase; this translates as MATDSREVHRADETSIRYSISGPEEGPTVVLVHGWACDRTDFDALTGFLPDDYRVLAVDLAEHGESRSAREAWSIEEFARDVAAVLDAEEVTDSVVVGHSLGGAVAVETGRVRPGRVRHIVALDALHYLFLFGAMGEEEARGLLQPLRDDFAGLVRAMVEAGSPPGTDPALKDAHFAKMAAVRQPAGTRAFEGLVAWDMDEALAAVQQPITVFGVRELVTQEAIDRLAGRVDVVRVDLGSHHFPVEAPEGTAALIAGVVRAQAVTGTRAGG